Within Verrucomicrobiia bacterium, the genomic segment TATCTTCAGCTTTATAATAAGGGCGGCGTTTCCTGGAACGAGGGGTTGCCCAAGGAGCCGCCACCGGCGGCAAAAGGCATGGCCCTGGTCTTTGCTGACGATTTTGATCGACCACTCTCTATTTCGAGCACAGACAGGAAGGCCACCTACTATGATCACAAGCCCCCGGGCGGCTGGCAGGATTTCAGCAAGCACACCTTCTCCAGCTACGATTCACCTAAAAATCCCTTTGCGCAGGTCGATTCCTATCTCCGCATCCGGGCTAGCGATAAATTGCACAGCGCCGGCTTGATTTCCTCAATGAAGAACGACGCCAGCGGCATTACGGCCAGGGCCCCATGCTATTTCGAATGCCGGTTCATTGGTCCCAATGCCATCGGCACCTGGCCGGCCTTTTGGCTGCTGACGGACTATATGACCGAGCAGGTCAAAGGTAAGAAAGTTCCATGCGACGAGTTGGATATCATCGAGGCCTATGGAGGCGAAGGTCCTCACGAGCCAAACGCTTTCGACGCCTACATGATTTCTCCTCACGCCTGGGACCAGGGAGAGCCCGGCAAGGCCCTTGAAAGAAAGGCCTTCGAGGCGATGCACAATCCGATTCGCATGCGCAAGTTCGGCATTCCCTCGACCTGGTTCGAGACATTCCATCTCTACGGCTGCAAGGTTACCGAGACGGACACCATCTACTATTGCGATAATATCGAAGTGGGGAGACACCTAACGCTGCCGCTCTCCAAAGAAAATCCATTCTTCTTTTTGATCAATCTCGCGACCGGTGGCGGTTGGCCGGTTGATTTGTCGCGCTATCATGGCCTTGCCGATATGTACCTTGACTATGTTCGGGTTTATCAACAAAGGAATTGATGGCTTCTGACTGACTGCGGCTCTGGCACGGTAAATCAGGCCTGACTTGTTGCGCCGGCAGCTTGAAAGCCATGTGGCCTGAAAAGACCTTGCGCCGGCGCGGGGCAGGGGTAGGTTCGGCTCATGCATGCGACTACCCCTGCAAGCCCCGAAGGTCGTTTCCCTTGTGTAGTGGCGGTCGTTCTGCTCGCCCTCAGGACATTCAACGCTGAAGGCCAGGGACTTTCCGGACCTACCTCGGACACGTACAGCAATCTGGCTGCGACGGCTTTGCTCCAGCGCGCACAAAAAGTTTCCCGAGCCCTGACGGGCAGCGGGTTTTTGCCGGAAGAGTCCTTCGCCAATGCTTCGGTCATGCTAGAGGGAGAATCCACCCATCCTTCGGCGCGAGTCCAGGCGAGCTGTTGCGAATATGAATTTCGCCAAGGCCTGCTGCAAACGATTCGTCGCAGGGATCTGTTCGAGGATAAAGGCCCGGCCAGCCTGATCCTGCGTCACCTGACAAACGAGGTCCTGACACTAACGGTGGCAGGCGCGACCAACCGCGCTCTCGAGGTGCTGCGTCTGCTTTCTTACCCGGCAAACCGGATTCAGCAGGTTTATCGGTTCAATGTCCATGATGACATGATGGATGCGTATCCAGTGCGAAACGGAGGCCGCAATTTCCCCAGGGACCTGCACTTTTATGGTGAACTGATCTCGCGAAAGAAGATCAAGTTAATGGTAGGACTAGGACCGATTGACTCAACGATTTTGGAAACGCCAGGTCGGACGCGCCCGGAAACTCAAATCAACTTTCTCGCTACAACCGGCCAACTGCTCGAAGCTTGGTGGTTGCCAGACTCTGATACAATGGCTCGAATTGGAATGTCCGGCCCTGAACCGATTACGATCAGGCAGGCGGCAGATTTCGCGCCTCCAGTTTTTGTCTCGGCCACGCGAAGGCTCTCCGACGGGGAGGTGACCGCTACAAGGATTCAAGCGGCAGGACTCGTCCGCGACGCCTGGAAGGATTTGCAACAGAAACTGGGGACCAATCGGCCCCAATGTATCCTTATCTGCGATAATCTCAATGACCCGACCGCCGTAGCGAATTCAATGAAGGAGATAGCGCGGGATATTCCGTGGGCAGGGGTCTCCCATTTGTTCCGGCTCGATTTGCCATTTGAACCAGCGCAAGTGGAACGTCTGGCCCAAGGAAGGCGCGGTCTCCGCCTTATGGCTATTTGCGGCACTGGGGACATACGATTGGAGGTGCTGTCCGGCCTCGACGCAGTCCCACCCGCGCGAGAGGAGGACCTCGCAACGCCGGAAGGACAGCAAGAGTGGAAACAGGTTTACGAGCAGGAGCGTCAGCGCCTCGCGCCGAGCATTGGTGAGTTGATCCATCGGCTGCGTCTGCCTGAGGCTTTACCCGATCATGCGCTTTTTCTTCTGCAGGCGAAGGTTACATGGCCGTCAAGCGACATAATACCCCAACTATTGCAGTCAACCTTGCCTGACAAAGCTCAGGTAATTTCGGTCATGGGGTCAGGTGATTACTCACGTATTGGTGAGGGTTTTACGTATTTCAATGGCAAAGTGCTCACAAATGCCATGGCCGTCCTGAGCCTGAGTGGCTTTCTCCCGTTGCAGCAGGACATCCTGCACCTAATGGCGCTTCGGTTGGCCAGTTTCACCAACTCTCCAAACTATAATCCGGATAAGTTGAGCCTGTTGCGGTCAAGGTCCCCGAGGCGAATCGTTAGTCCCGAAATTGTTAATCCCGTTCGTCAATTGGCCTATGCCTTCGGGCCACATCCACTGGAAGAATTGGTGGAGTTCCTTGGCTTGAGCGAAATCAAGATGCTGCGGGGCTCTGACAAGCTGGAGGTTTTTGAAATCAGGCCGGACCCGTTCGATTCCTCGTCAAAGCCAGGAATTTCCATGATCGAAGGTTACGAATTGGTTACGCGCGGCGACACACTTGATGAAGAATCTGCGCACGAGTTTACATCAGCTCTTCTGACGGACAAAAACGGTATCGGTGTGGCGAGCAGTTGTGAATGGCAACCGGTCATTGTTTTCCGCGCCTGGCGAGCAAAGGAATACGCGAGCCTGATCGTATGCTTTGAATGTAACGAGGCAGCTTTTAAGTTTTACGACGGATCGGGAAAACTAATCCATCAGACTCATCCATTCCTTTTCTCGGAACGTCTGGAGCTGCTTCGGCTCGCTCGTCAGGCATTGCCGAATAGCGCCGCTCTGAGGAAGGTCAGGTGATCCTTCGAGCGTCGAGCTTTCCTTTACTTCTCTTTCCCGGCGCAGCGGTAAAGATCGTCGGCAGTGCCGATGGCGCTGTCTTCCCAGGCCTTGTTTGGCCCAGCCGAGCGGATCAACACCTCGTCATTGGAGAAATACACGCGCAGCGGGGTTCCCCAGGGATCGACGATTTCGCCCTTGTCATTGAGGTCAGCGCGGCGGACGGCCAGGATGAGCACCTTCCTCTCCGTCTGGCCCAGGAGCGCTTTGGTGATTTGGGCATTGTTGCCGGTGGGGTAACTGCCGGTGAACTCCCGGTACTGCTGAATTCCCAGAATCAGGGTGTCACAGTCAGCGTTGAATTTGGCTACTTTTGCATCCGCGCGTTTGAGTGTCCAACCCTTAGCCACCCACAGGACACCCGCGACGCCCAGGACAACCAGCATAATCGTGATGAGTCGCTTCATAATGTCATTCGTTAATCATTTATTGAGCGTTTTTAAACGCTGTAAGGCTGGTGTAGCAGGTGGAGTGCCGCTGCTGGCACGGATGATCAGTTCGGCTGCCAGCCGCTTGGCTTCGGGCCGCCCTCCACGGAGCAATTGGACCATGGAATCGACCCCAGCCGATCCCAGTCGGTGTTTGGGCTGGCTGACGGTAGTCAGGGGGACCTGGAAGTATTCGCTGAGCATGGTGTTTCCGAAGCCGGTAATGGAGATGTCCTGGGGTATCTTAATGCCTTGCTTTAGAAGAACCTCTGCAAAACCCGCCGCCACAAGATCGTTGACTGCCTGGATAGCTGTCGCCTCGCAACCCTCGTGGATCATTTGGTGCGCCGCCTGAGCCCCATCTTCCATTGTGCGCCCGGCATGAAAAACCAACCTGTCCTCGACATCCCTTCCGGCCTCCCGCAGCGCGCGGCGGTAGCCCTCGAAACGCTCCTGTGACCATGGATTGGAAGGCGGCCCGGCGAGAAAGGCGATTCGTTTGTGTCCGAGCTGTATGAGGTGCCGGCTGACGTTGTAACCGGCGTGAAGGTCGTCGGTTTCAACATTCACAAACGAGGCGCAGAACGGCGCCGTATGACCCAAAATGACGGTGGGCACCTTGCGAGCCAGCAACTCCTGATATATCCGGGCTTCGCTGCCAATCCGATAGACAGGCGAGATAAACAGGCCATCGACGCGCCTGGAAAGGAACCGGCGAATGCAAGCCTCCTCGCGCTCGGGAAGATTCAGGGTGTACGCCAGGATGACATCATAGCCCAGGTCGTAGGCGCGCTCTTGAATGGCGAGGATAATCCTCGAGAAAATTGGATTGGCCAGCGAGGGAATGATGAGCCCAAAGAGCTTTGTGGTCCGGGTGCGCAGGCCCTGAGCGCTGGAATCGGGCACATACCCCATTTCCTCGGCCACCAGCTTTATCTTGTTCTTGGTCGGCGTCGAGACATCGGGCTCATCGCGCAAGGCCTTCGAGACGGTCATCAATGAAACCCCAACTCGCTGCGCTATGTCTTTAAGCCGGACCATATGTTTTCAGAGGGTGGCTCCACGCCAGTGCAATTTGCGCCGCAGCGTGTCGGCGAACGAGGTCCCCGCCAGGTGCACCAATCGGACGCTGTGCCGGCTGCGGCTGATGGTTAGCAGATCGTCCGCACGCAGTTTACTGACTACCCGGCCATCGGCGCTGAGGATGGTTGCGGGTTTTCGGCTGATAACCATCACTTCGATCTTAGCCGTTAGTGGCAGGATCAAAGACCGGTTCGATAACGTGTGGGGGCAGATCGGCGTAATCTCCAGCACGTCTGCGGTTGGAAAAACAACCGCCCCGCCCGCCGCCAGAGAGTAAGCAGTGGACCCCGTAGGCGAACAAATAATGAGTCCGTCACACCTGTACCGGGTGAGCGGGGCTCCATCGACCCGGACATCCAGCTCGATCAGGCGCGACGTGATGCCGCGGCTGATCACGATATCGTTGAGCGCCGTTTGGGCAACCCACCGTTTGTGACAGCGCCCTTGGGCCTCGAGCAGCAGCCGGTCTTCAAAAGTGAATTCGTTGTTCCAAACCCGGTCCAGTGCCTGGCCCAGCTCGTTGGAAGGAGTGGCCGTGAGAAAACCCAGGCTCCCGATGTTGACCCCTAGAATGGGCGTTTGCGACCCGGCGATCTCGCGCGCTGCTCTCAGCATCGTCCCGTCGCCGCCGAAGACGAGCAACAGGTCCACTTTGCGGGTCAGCGCTGCAACATCCGGGCAGAGCTTGGCGTCGATTCCGGCCCACCGGGCGGTAATCGGCTCGCTATAGACCTTCCGCCCGGCAGCCTCGATGAGCCGGGCGGCCTCGGCGACCACTCCAGCGCCTGAAACCTTTTCGCTGTTGCCCAGCAGCCCCACGCGCTTGATGCTATCAGCCAGTTTTTTCAATCAGTGCCAGAAATTCCTTATTGCCGGCCGGGCCTGTTATGGGCGATTCAACCGCGCCCCGCCAAAGCAGGCCCGATTGAGCGGAAACGAAATCCTGCAACTCGCGCAGGACCCGCTCATGAATGGCCGGGTCGCGAATCACACCCGCCCCGCGGTCGGCCTCGGCTTTGCCGGCCTCGAACTGCGGTTTGATGAGTGCGACGATTCTAGCGGAGGGTGGCAACAAAGCAACTACAGGCGGGATGATTTTACGCAAGGAGATGAATGAGCAATCCATGACCGCCAGGGTGGCAGGAGTCCAGGAGCCGGGGAAACTGGCGAGAGTCAGCTCACGGGCGTTTGTTTTTTCCATCACCACGACTCGAGGGTCATGGCGCAATTTCCAAGCCAGTTGGCCCCGGCCCACGTCGATGGCGTACACCTTGATTGCGCCGCGCTGAAGCAGGCAATCTGTAAAACCGCCTGTCGAGGCTCCCACATCCAGGGCCGTTGTCCCTTTCACATCAATCCCGAAATAGTCCAGCGCGCGTTCGAGTTTGTAGCCCCCGCGGCTGACAAACTTTTCGGGCGCCTCCAGTTCAAGCCGGTCCTGTGGGGACACCAGCGCGCTGGCTTTGCCGGCTGTTTGGCCGTTGATTCGCACCTCTCCTGCCAAAATGGCGCGCCCGGCCTTTTCGCGGCTTTCGCAGAGTCCGCGCTCCATCAGGGCCTGGTCCAGCCTGAGTTTCATTTCCGTTACTGAGGACACACGCGGCAGAACTCCGAACCGGAATCACGTGTTCTGTGTCTATTGCGCGCCCCAGGTATAGCGCTTTCATCCCGAGGTAAAAGGAAAACCCGCAGCCGGAACCTGCTCCGGGCTGCGGGCCGAAATAAGCGGTGTGACCGCGGAAGCTACTTTTCGAGGTCGATTTTGGTGACCGTTAACTCGCGCTTGCCATCCACCCGTTTAACCGTGCCGGTCGCGGTTACCTTTTTGGGTTCCTGGCATACGTTTTCGTGGAACGCTTTGGCCATGTCATTGGCGACCAGGTAATAGGTAATGGTTTTGCCGTTCTTGCCTTCGGTCTGGATGACCGTCTGGCATTTGGTGGTTTCGTGCAACGCGCACTTGGCACACTTGGCAGTCCCCGAGATAGTGACTTCCTTGTCTTTAGCGAACGTTGGCGTGGCCAGGGCAAAAAGCATCAGGCCCGCAATACCCGTGAGAAGCATTTTTTTCATAATACACATTATTAATTTTGCTGACGATTTATGGACAATGTAGCCAAGTTTTTGTTCAACGCAAGGGCGCGGTGACGCTTTTCGGCGGAGCGCGCCGTCCCCGGGCGCATAGCAGTGAACTGGCTGTCCCGGAGGGACATCCGACAATAGCCCAACGCTACAGCGTTGGGTGTGGAGTTTGGAGATTTTCATAACGACCTGATCTCCTTTTGTCGGAAACTTTGTCGGAGACTTGTCAAAGCCCAACCTCGCTGAAGCTCAGAACCTGCTGAGCATGGCAACCACTCGGCTCAAGAGGCTCTCGGCCTTCAGCGCTCCCCGCGCCAAAGGGGAAGCGCCCTCTGGTAGAGGTCCAAATAAACCGCCGCTTTTACCGCCGATAAGGCAGCAAACCGCCGCGTAACCTTTGAACTTGTGATGCGTGAGCGATCAGCCGGGCTTGACCAAACCACTCGACAAAGTTTCCGACAAAGGAAGGCAAAACGCGCCTTGCTAAATGTCCAAGCTCCAGGGGACTCACGTCAATGCGACGATGTCAGCACCAGTACTTGCTCGAGAGTGGAAACACCATCGCGCGCCCGGTCCAGGGCGACCATGCGCAATGTGCGCATTCCCTGGCCGATGGCCACCTTGCCCAATTCCCTGGAATTGGCCCGCGCGATGATCAGCTTGCGGATGTCA encodes:
- a CDS encoding glycoside hydrolase family 16 protein; the encoded protein is MMFLALISLLLTSQVASVSAAASSEVAVASPEYCSEVKGDTTVTLDAPGFKSLTVKCWKQGSGFGSDATVAIVVLDEKGHGSFVFPAGQYPHGPVTVRISGQNSTAQDNCYLQLYNKGGVSWNEGLPKEPPPAAKGMALVFADDFDRPLSISSTDRKATYYDHKPPGGWQDFSKHTFSSYDSPKNPFAQVDSYLRIRASDKLHSAGLISSMKNDASGITARAPCYFECRFIGPNAIGTWPAFWLLTDYMTEQVKGKKVPCDELDIIEAYGGEGPHEPNAFDAYMISPHAWDQGEPGKALERKAFEAMHNPIRMRKFGIPSTWFETFHLYGCKVTETDTIYYCDNIEVGRHLTLPLSKENPFFFLINLATGGGWPVDLSRYHGLADMYLDYVRVYQQRN
- a CDS encoding DUF6370 family protein; translation: MKKMLLTGIAGLMLFALATPTFAKDKEVTISGTAKCAKCALHETTKCQTVIQTEGKNGKTITYYLVANDMAKAFHENVCQEPKKVTATGTVKRVDGKRELTVTKIDLEK
- a CDS encoding LacI family DNA-binding transcriptional regulator; amino-acid sequence: MVRLKDIAQRVGVSLMTVSKALRDEPDVSTPTKNKIKLVAEEMGYVPDSSAQGLRTRTTKLFGLIIPSLANPIFSRIILAIQERAYDLGYDVILAYTLNLPEREEACIRRFLSRRVDGLFISPVYRIGSEARIYQELLARKVPTVILGHTAPFCASFVNVETDDLHAGYNVSRHLIQLGHKRIAFLAGPPSNPWSQERFEGYRRALREAGRDVEDRLVFHAGRTMEDGAQAAHQMIHEGCEATAIQAVNDLVAAGFAEVLLKQGIKIPQDISITGFGNTMLSEYFQVPLTTVSQPKHRLGSAGVDSMVQLLRGGRPEAKRLAAELIIRASSGTPPATPALQRLKTLNK
- a CDS encoding TlyA family RNA methyltransferase translates to MKLRLDQALMERGLCESREKAGRAILAGEVRINGQTAGKASALVSPQDRLELEAPEKFVSRGGYKLERALDYFGIDVKGTTALDVGASTGGFTDCLLQRGAIKVYAIDVGRGQLAWKLRHDPRVVVMEKTNARELTLASFPGSWTPATLAVMDCSFISLRKIIPPVVALLPPSARIVALIKPQFEAGKAEADRGAGVIRDPAIHERVLRELQDFVSAQSGLLWRGAVESPITGPAGNKEFLALIEKTG
- a CDS encoding NAD(+)/NADH kinase encodes the protein MKKLADSIKRVGLLGNSEKVSGAGVVAEAARLIEAAGRKVYSEPITARWAGIDAKLCPDVAALTRKVDLLLVFGGDGTMLRAAREIAGSQTPILGVNIGSLGFLTATPSNELGQALDRVWNNEFTFEDRLLLEAQGRCHKRWVAQTALNDIVISRGITSRLIELDVRVDGAPLTRYRCDGLIICSPTGSTAYSLAAGGAVVFPTADVLEITPICPHTLSNRSLILPLTAKIEVMVISRKPATILSADGRVVSKLRADDLLTISRSRHSVRLVHLAGTSFADTLRRKLHWRGATL